Part of the Paracoccus sp. MC1862 genome, TGGACGGGGGCGCCTGCCCGGTCGGGGTCGAATCGACCATCGTAGGCTGGCGCGACGGCGCGGCCACCCTGCTGCGCCCCGGCGGGGTTCCGGCCGAGGCCATCGAGGCCGCGCTGGGCTATCCGCTGGCGCACGGCGCGGAGCTTTCCGCCCCCGACGCGCCGGGGCAGCTGTCCAGCCACTACGCCCCTGCAGCGAGCGTCCGGCTGGGCGCGACCGAGAGGCGCGAGGACGAGACGCTGATCGGCTTCGGCCCCATCGCGGGCGACCTGACGCTGTCGGCCACGGGCGATCTGACCGAGGCCGCGGCGCGGCTGTTCGACGCCCTGCGCGCCGCCGACCGGCGGGGCCGCCCCATCGCCGTGGCGCCCATCCCTGCAAAGGGGCTGGGGCTGGCCATCAATGACCGGCTGGCCCGCGCCGCGGCGCCGCGGTGACGGTTGCCCGGATGCGGCCGGGCGCGTAGCTTCGCCCCATGACCGCCAACCCGACATGGAGGGGGACGACCCTCGACGCGGAAACCGCGCTGGTGCTGCTGGAATGGCAGCGCGAGATGGGCGTGGACGAGCCGATCCTCGACGCGCCGGTGGACCGCTATGCCGAACCGGTCCGGCCGCCGGTGGCGCGGCCCGAGCCTGCCGCGCCGATGACCTCGGGTCAGGGGACGGGCGCGCTGCCGGGCCTTGAACCCGCCGCCGCTCAGGCCGGACAGGCAGCGGCGATGGCCGCCCGCGCCCGGACGCTGGCCGAATTGTCCGAGATCCAGGGCGGCTTCGAGGGGCTGGACATCCGCCGGGGCGCCCGCAACTTCGTCTTCTCGGACGGCAACCCTTCCGCGCGGGTGATGATCCTCGGCGAAGCGCCGGGCGAGGAGGAAGACCGGCAGGGCCGCCCCTTCGTGGGACGTTCGGGGCAGTTGCTCGACCGGATGTTCGACGCGATCGGCCTGTCGCGGCAGGCGGCGGATGCGGAACGCGCGCTTTACATCACCAATGTCCTGCCATGGCGGCCCCCCGGCAATCGCCGCCCCGAAGAGGCCGAGATCGACGCGATGCTGCCCTTCGTCGCCCGCCATGTCGAACTGGCGGCGCCGGATTTCCTTGTGCTGATGGGCAACGCGGCCTGCAAGGCGGCGCTGGGCCGGGACGGCATCCTGCGGCTGCGGGGGCATTGGACGGAAGCCTTCGGCCGGCCCGCCCTGCCGATGACGCATCCCGCCTATCTGCTGCGCAACCCCATCGCCAAGCGCGATGCCTGGGCGGACCTGCTGTCGCTGTCCGCCCGGCTTCAGGCCGGGTCGCAGCCCTGATATTCGACTGCGCCCTCGGGGCCGATCAGCGTCAGCCGCACCTGCGCGGGGTCCAGCGGAAAGGGGCGGGCGACCGGCGGCACGAAATCCGCGACCGCCGTCAGCCGCCCGTCTTCCGCCGTCAGGTCGGGGGCCGACACCCAGACCTCGGGCGCGGCAAGCTCCAGCGCGGCGGCGGTGCCCGCGCCGGCCGTGCCTTCGACCGAGGCCGCGACCTGCACCCCGTCCGCGATCTCGGTCATGCTGCAGTTCAACGCCGCCTCGACCGTCTCGGGCACCTGCGCCAGCGCCGCGATGATGCGGGGGTCCGGCAAGGGGGTGACGGGGGGAATCGCCATCGACAGATGCGCGGGCACGCAGACGTTGAGGCAGAGGCCCAGTTCGACCGCGACCTTTCCGCCGACCGGCTGTCCCGGCGCGGCGGGCGTGATCTCGATCGGCAGCACCAGCGCACCGTGATAGCCGAGCGTCCGCTCTCCGCCCGAATCGATCACCTCGGGGCGCGGCCAGTGCGGCGCGGCGTGGCCGAGGTTCGTCGCGGCTGTCCAGTCGAACTGCGGCGGCACCCCGCTGTCGCCCGGGCTGCGCCAGTAGGTCTTCCACCCCGGCAAAAGCTCCAGCCGCAGGGCGGTCATCAGGCTGCCGGCCTCGGTGATGTAGGGGGGCAGCAGCTCGGCCCGCGCCAATCCCGGCGGCAGGTCGCCTGCCCATGCGGGGCCGAGGGCGAGAAAGGCGGCAAGGGGCAGGGCAAGGCGCGTCATGGAACCGACCTAGGCCGGCAGGGGGCGGGGTGGAAGTCACATCTGCGCCACGGTGCCGTGCAATCTTGCGCGAGGGCCGGGGGATGCCGATGTTTCATCCGAAAGGAAGACCCATGACCCGTTCCGATGATTCCGCAGATCCCCGGGGACACCGGCCCGACAACCTGACCGGCAAGGTGCTGATCGCCATGCCGGGCATGGCCGATCCGCGCTTTGCCCATTCCGTGGTGCTGATCTGCGCCCACGGCGACGAAGGCGCCATGGGCATCGTGCTGAACAAGCCCCTGCCCGGCATCGGCTTCTCCGACCTGCTGGGGCAGCTCGGCATCGACTCCAGGGGGGGCGCCCCGGCGGTTCCCGTCCATTTCGGCGGCCCGGTCGAACCCGGCCGCGGCTTTGTCCTGCATCCTCTGCCCGAGGATGACACCGAGGACGAGGGGATGCTGCGGATCGGCGGGCTGCGCCTGGGGCTGACGACGACGCGCAACATCCTCGAGGACATCGCCCGGGGGAAGGGGCCCGACCGGGCGGTGCTGTCCTTGGGATATGCGGGCTGGGATGCGGGCCAGTTGGAAACCGAGATGATGGCGAACGGCTGGCTGACCGCCGAGGCCGGCGACGAGCTGATCTTCGGCACCGACAACGCCCAGAAATGGCAGGCCGCGCTGAGGTCGCTGGGCGTCGATCCGCTGGCCCTGTCCACGGCGGCCGGGCACGCCTGACCGGCCGCAGGGCCGGGGGCTGCCCCCGCCGTCTTGGGGGGGCACGGGGTATTTGGTGCGGAAAGATGCCCGCGGCTTGCCCGGTCCGCGCCGGTTTGCGATAGAGGCCGCACCTGCGACCCCGGAGGCCCGCCATGACGTTCCGCGCCCGCCACCTGCTTGGTGTCGAACAGCTTTCGCCCGCCGAGATCACGACCCTGCTGGATCTGGCCGAGACCTATGTCGCACTGAACCGGCGCACGGTGAAGCACGGCGACGCGCTGGAAGGGCTGACCCAGATCAACCTGTTCTTCGAGGCCTCGACCCGCACACAGTCGAGCTTTGAACTCGCCGGCAAGCGGCTGGGCGCGGACGTGATGAACATGGCCGTGGCACAAAGCAGCGTGAAGAAGGGCGAGACGCTGATCGACACGGCGCTGACGCTGAACGCGATGCAGCCCGACCTGCTGGTGGTGCGCCATCCCCATTCCGGCGCGGTGAACCTTTTGGCCGAAAAGGTGAACTGCGCCGTCCTGAACGCCGGCGACGGGCGGCACGAGCATCCGACGCAGGCGCTGCTGGACGCGCTGACGATCCGCCGCGCCAAGGGGCGGCTGCACCGGCTGACCGTCGCCATCTGCGGCGACATCGCCCATTCCCGCGTGGCCCGGTCCAACCTCATCCTGCTGGGCAAGATGGAGAACCGCGTGCGGCTGGTGGGTCCGGCGACGCTGATGCCATCCGGCGTGGGTGAGCTTGGCTGCGAGGTCTGCGAGGACATGGCCGAGGGACTGAAGGATGCCGACGTGGTGATGATGCTGCGGCTGCAGAAGGAGCGGATGGACGGCGGCTTCATCCCGTCCGAGCGCGAATATTTCCACCGCTGGGGCCTGGATGCGGCGAAGCTGGCGCTGGCCAAGCCCGACGCCATCGTGATGCATCCCGGCCCGATGAACCGTGGGGTCGAGATCGACGGCACCCTCGCCGACGACATCAACCGCA contains:
- a CDS encoding uracil-DNA glycosylase, with the protein product MTANPTWRGTTLDAETALVLLEWQREMGVDEPILDAPVDRYAEPVRPPVARPEPAAPMTSGQGTGALPGLEPAAAQAGQAAAMAARARTLAELSEIQGGFEGLDIRRGARNFVFSDGNPSARVMILGEAPGEEEDRQGRPFVGRSGQLLDRMFDAIGLSRQAADAERALYITNVLPWRPPGNRRPEEAEIDAMLPFVARHVELAAPDFLVLMGNAACKAALGRDGILRLRGHWTEAFGRPALPMTHPAYLLRNPIAKRDAWADLLSLSARLQAGSQP
- a CDS encoding protein-disulfide reductase DsbD domain-containing protein, which translates into the protein MTRLALPLAAFLALGPAWAGDLPPGLARAELLPPYITEAGSLMTALRLELLPGWKTYWRSPGDSGVPPQFDWTAATNLGHAAPHWPRPEVIDSGGERTLGYHGALVLPIEITPAAPGQPVGGKVAVELGLCLNVCVPAHLSMAIPPVTPLPDPRIIAALAQVPETVEAALNCSMTEIADGVQVAASVEGTAGAGTAAALELAAPEVWVSAPDLTAEDGRLTAVADFVPPVARPFPLDPAQVRLTLIGPEGAVEYQGCDPA
- a CDS encoding YqgE/AlgH family protein, with product MTRSDDSADPRGHRPDNLTGKVLIAMPGMADPRFAHSVVLICAHGDEGAMGIVLNKPLPGIGFSDLLGQLGIDSRGGAPAVPVHFGGPVEPGRGFVLHPLPEDDTEDEGMLRIGGLRLGLTTTRNILEDIARGKGPDRAVLSLGYAGWDAGQLETEMMANGWLTAEAGDELIFGTDNAQKWQAALRSLGVDPLALSTAAGHA
- a CDS encoding aspartate carbamoyltransferase catalytic subunit translates to MTFRARHLLGVEQLSPAEITTLLDLAETYVALNRRTVKHGDALEGLTQINLFFEASTRTQSSFELAGKRLGADVMNMAVAQSSVKKGETLIDTALTLNAMQPDLLVVRHPHSGAVNLLAEKVNCAVLNAGDGRHEHPTQALLDALTIRRAKGRLHRLTVAICGDIAHSRVARSNLILLGKMENRVRLVGPATLMPSGVGELGCEVCEDMAEGLKDADVVMMLRLQKERMDGGFIPSEREYFHRWGLDAAKLALAKPDAIVMHPGPMNRGVEIDGTLADDINRSVIQDQVEMGVAVRMAAMDLLARNLRAERGAKAAGEGTYV